One region of Alteribacter populi genomic DNA includes:
- the spoIIE gene encoding stage II sporulation protein E, producing the protein MLGRLTYRMTGQTSVLPLPAKPFSRLSKRIAAWFDKPVVKNAQRTGWIILIGFLLGRAVILMHLLPFAVPFLAVILHWQKSKAKWALLSLWVGASTISISFAAYAIGATVGYLILHRIVTAIRPQSNLIPMTVFMTVAAVRFSVLSIQEGVSGYAAMVAAVEAGLALVVTLIFFQSIPILFERKNKMSLRHEEIVSIVIFLASVMTGTVGWLIYNLSVEFIIARYLVLMFAFVGGAAIGSTVGVVIGLILSLANVANLFHMSLLAFSGLLGGLLKEGKKVGVCLGLLIGTGLMGMYGDNQSAMSISLLESSVAIAIFLVTPNRWIEHLARYIPGTAEHSLEQQQYLRKIRDLTAGKVEQFSRLFNTLSNSFSEVESANKGKETGKDVDIFLSKVTEKTCQTCMKKHQCWTRKFSETYNLMERTMHEVELNKDVYDRRLMADLHSHCIKNDKVIRAVKDEIGQLHANKQLRRQINESRRLVADQLRGVSRVMEDFAKDIQREQKTHELQEDQISEALKQAGVLVEQVEVYSLDNGSVDIEMIISHNDYNEGEKVIAPLLSHILKETVVVKHTEKASLAGGAERLVFGSAKQYVLTTGASQTAKGGKWVSGDSYSTMELGAGKYALAISDGMGNGRRAHLESNDTIELLQNILRSGIEETVAIKSINSVLALRSEEEMFSTLDLAMIDMQDASAKFLKVGSIPSFLKRGRQVKMIESGNLPIGMITDVEVDVVNEQLKSGDLLIMMSDGIFDGPVNIENKEVWMKRVINEMKTNDPQEVADLLMERVIREGGGIHDDMTVLVARVDHHLPKWATIPVSFEEKAFV; encoded by the coding sequence ATGTTAGGACGTCTGACTTATCGTATGACTGGACAAACTTCAGTACTCCCGTTACCAGCGAAACCATTCTCCCGACTTTCTAAAAGAATAGCTGCTTGGTTTGACAAACCGGTTGTAAAAAATGCACAACGTACAGGTTGGATTATTCTAATTGGCTTTCTTCTTGGTCGAGCGGTCATTCTTATGCACCTTTTACCATTTGCTGTCCCCTTTTTAGCTGTTATCCTCCATTGGCAAAAATCTAAAGCGAAATGGGCACTTCTTTCCCTTTGGGTTGGAGCCTCAACTATTTCCATTTCATTTGCAGCTTACGCGATAGGGGCTACGGTTGGCTACCTCATTTTGCACCGGATTGTGACAGCGATCAGGCCACAAAGCAATTTGATTCCAATGACCGTTTTTATGACGGTGGCTGCAGTTCGGTTTTCTGTCCTATCCATTCAAGAAGGGGTGAGTGGATACGCGGCAATGGTGGCAGCCGTTGAAGCGGGACTTGCTTTAGTTGTAACATTGATCTTTTTTCAGAGCATCCCAATTCTTTTTGAAAGAAAAAATAAAATGTCATTACGTCATGAGGAAATTGTAAGTATTGTTATTTTCCTAGCTTCGGTTATGACGGGGACGGTCGGTTGGCTCATTTACAACCTGTCTGTCGAATTCATTATTGCACGGTACCTCGTACTTATGTTTGCTTTTGTAGGAGGAGCTGCTATCGGCTCAACTGTCGGGGTTGTAATCGGGTTGATTTTAAGTCTTGCCAATGTGGCTAACCTCTTTCATATGAGCTTACTTGCTTTTTCAGGACTTCTTGGCGGGCTTTTGAAAGAGGGGAAAAAGGTCGGAGTTTGTCTCGGGCTGCTCATTGGAACGGGGTTAATGGGGATGTACGGTGATAACCAAAGTGCTATGAGTATTTCTCTGCTTGAGAGCTCAGTGGCGATTGCGATCTTTTTAGTGACTCCTAACCGATGGATCGAGCATCTTGCTCGTTATATTCCAGGGACAGCTGAACATTCGCTTGAACAGCAGCAATACTTAAGAAAAATTCGTGATTTAACAGCAGGCAAAGTGGAACAGTTTTCAAGGTTGTTTAACACCTTATCCAATAGCTTTTCAGAAGTGGAGTCGGCAAATAAGGGTAAAGAAACAGGAAAAGATGTGGACATCTTCCTCAGCAAAGTAACAGAGAAAACGTGTCAGACATGTATGAAAAAACACCAGTGTTGGACTCGAAAGTTTTCAGAAACATACAATTTGATGGAGAGGACAATGCATGAAGTTGAACTAAACAAAGATGTTTATGATAGGAGGCTCATGGCTGATTTACATAGCCATTGTATAAAAAATGACAAAGTAATTCGTGCTGTGAAAGACGAAATTGGTCAGTTACACGCAAATAAACAATTGCGCCGGCAAATTAACGAAAGCCGACGTTTAGTGGCTGATCAACTTCGAGGGGTTTCTCGTGTGATGGAAGATTTCGCAAAAGACATCCAGCGGGAGCAAAAAACACATGAGCTTCAGGAAGATCAAATTAGTGAAGCGTTAAAACAAGCAGGAGTTCTTGTGGAACAAGTTGAGGTGTACTCTCTGGATAATGGAAGCGTTGATATTGAAATGATCATTTCACATAATGACTATAACGAAGGAGAAAAAGTGATTGCCCCGCTACTTTCTCATATTTTGAAAGAAACCGTTGTTGTTAAACATACAGAAAAAGCATCTTTAGCTGGAGGGGCAGAAAGACTTGTATTTGGGTCTGCTAAACAGTATGTACTAACGACAGGGGCTTCTCAAACTGCTAAAGGAGGAAAATGGGTGTCAGGAGACAGTTATTCCACGATGGAATTGGGGGCTGGTAAGTACGCACTCGCGATAAGTGACGGGATGGGGAATGGAAGGAGAGCTCATTTAGAGAGTAACGATACCATTGAATTATTGCAAAACATTTTAAGGTCAGGTATTGAAGAGACCGTAGCGATAAAGTCTATTAATTCTGTTTTGGCTCTTCGCTCTGAAGAAGAAATGTTTTCTACTTTAGACTTGGCGATGATTGATATGCAGGATGCTTCGGCGAAATTCTTGAAGGTCGGGTCAATTCCAAGCTTTTTAAAACGCGGGAGGCAGGTGAAGATGATCGAATCTGGCAATTTGCCTATTGGAATGATTACCGATGTTGAGGTTGATGTCGTAAATGAACAGTTAAAATCAGGGGATTTGCTGATCATGATGAGTGATGGCATTTTCGATGGACCTGTGAATATTGAAAACAAAGAAGTGTGGATGAAAAGAGTCATCAATGAGATGAAAACGAATGACCCCCAGGAGGTGGCGGATTTATTGATGGAAAGGGTCATACGTGAAGGGGGAGGAATCCACGATGATATGACAGTCCTTGTCGCAAGGGTAGACCACCATTTACCAAAATGGGCTACAATACCGGTATCCTTTGAAGAAAAAGCGTTTGTGTAA
- the hpt gene encoding hypoxanthine phosphoribosyltransferase, protein MRDDIQSVLISEEEIQQKIAELGKQLTEEYDNRFPLVIGVLKGSLPFMGDLIQKIDTHVELDLMDVSSYGNEMVSTGEVKIVKDLNTSVEGRDVLILEDIIDSGLTLSYLVKLFHYRKAKSVKIVTLLDKPEGRKVDLVPDIAGFTVPDEFVVGYGLDFAERYRNLPFIGILKPEIYES, encoded by the coding sequence ATGAGAGACGATATTCAATCAGTTTTAATTTCTGAAGAAGAAATTCAGCAAAAAATTGCCGAATTGGGTAAACAATTAACGGAAGAATACGATAACCGCTTTCCATTAGTCATCGGTGTGTTAAAAGGTTCCCTTCCATTTATGGGAGACTTGATTCAAAAAATCGACACCCACGTAGAACTCGATTTAATGGATGTTTCAAGTTATGGTAATGAAATGGTCTCAACTGGAGAAGTTAAGATTGTAAAGGATTTGAACACTTCTGTAGAAGGACGGGACGTCTTAATCCTTGAAGATATCATTGATAGCGGGCTAACATTAAGCTACCTTGTGAAGTTATTTCATTACCGCAAGGCAAAGTCAGTAAAAATCGTCACCCTTCTAGATAAACCTGAAGGCCGAAAAGTTGATCTTGTACCTGATATCGCAGGGTTTACAGTACCCGATGAGTTTGTTGTTGGGTATGGCTTAGATTTTGCAGAACGTTATCGCAACCTCCCGTTCATCGGCATCTTAAAGCCGGAAATATATGAGAGTTAA
- the tilS gene encoding tRNA lysidine(34) synthetase TilS, giving the protein MKQTVDRFIDRNGLIKKGDTVLVATSGGPDSIGLLHYLLSKAETWHLDVYALHVEHGLRGESSIEDMTFVKQFCVENQIPYFIEQVDVRDYAKKHGLTTQAAARKCRYAYFEKKMKELNAQALAMGHHGDDQVETMVMRQVRGARDGLRGIPVRRSFTQGNIIRPFLCISKDDIIDYCSYNGLSYRVDESNNELNYTRNRFRHHVLPFLKQENPKVHERFQQQSEWLKEDGDYLLHLTEEKIAQAVLKKRSGEIVLSISDYLNMPIPLQRRGFHLILNYLSIDENQVETLSVHMNAFLDLLQHEHPSGSLNFPGDLFVRRSYDTCVLSVREKEEGSPKEKKAWQLSVPGIVPFNEGKITASVLQSSAKRNDNASMWSFAGKFHELPLPLTVRSRQKGDRISPIGMKGSKKVKDLFMDKKVPRHLRDRWPVVVDQKDRIIWIPGLARSSVALVTDQTQDVLFLKCELDAEFFGEGK; this is encoded by the coding sequence ATGAAACAAACCGTTGATCGGTTCATTGATAGAAATGGGTTAATAAAAAAAGGTGATACGGTTTTAGTGGCCACTTCTGGAGGACCAGATTCCATTGGTTTGTTACATTACTTACTTAGCAAAGCAGAAACATGGCACCTTGATGTGTACGCTCTTCATGTTGAGCACGGGTTGCGAGGAGAATCTTCTATAGAAGACATGACCTTTGTAAAACAATTTTGTGTGGAAAATCAGATACCGTACTTTATTGAACAGGTGGATGTTCGCGATTATGCTAAAAAGCATGGGCTTACAACTCAAGCAGCGGCCCGGAAGTGCAGGTATGCTTATTTTGAAAAAAAGATGAAGGAGCTTAATGCTCAAGCGTTGGCGATGGGCCACCATGGGGATGATCAAGTGGAAACGATGGTCATGCGGCAAGTACGCGGAGCAAGAGATGGGCTTCGGGGTATCCCAGTGCGACGTTCGTTTACCCAAGGAAACATTATTCGGCCTTTTCTTTGTATCAGTAAAGATGACATTATCGATTATTGTTCATACAATGGTCTATCTTACCGAGTGGATGAAAGCAATAACGAACTTAACTATACGCGTAATCGTTTCAGACATCATGTACTTCCGTTTTTAAAACAGGAGAACCCAAAAGTCCATGAGCGATTCCAACAGCAAAGTGAGTGGCTGAAGGAAGATGGTGATTATCTTCTGCACCTAACCGAAGAGAAGATAGCGCAAGCGGTTTTAAAAAAACGAAGCGGTGAAATCGTCCTTTCGATTTCGGATTATCTGAATATGCCAATCCCTTTACAAAGGAGGGGCTTTCATCTAATATTAAACTATCTTTCCATAGACGAAAATCAGGTTGAAACATTAAGTGTACATATGAACGCATTTCTTGATTTGCTGCAGCATGAACATCCTTCCGGTAGTCTCAATTTTCCGGGAGATCTTTTTGTCCGAAGGTCATATGATACTTGTGTCTTATCGGTTCGGGAAAAAGAGGAAGGGTCACCTAAAGAAAAAAAAGCCTGGCAATTGTCTGTGCCTGGCATTGTTCCTTTCAATGAGGGTAAGATAACAGCATCTGTTCTTCAGAGTTCGGCTAAAAGAAACGACAACGCCAGTATGTGGAGTTTTGCTGGAAAATTTCATGAGCTACCTTTACCGTTAACTGTACGATCCCGGCAAAAGGGAGACCGAATTTCACCAATAGGAATGAAAGGATCTAAAAAGGTAAAGGACTTGTTTATGGATAAAAAGGTTCCTCGTCACCTTCGTGATCGATGGCCTGTCGTAGTTGATCAAAAAGACCGGATTATTTGGATTCCGGGGCTGGCCCGGTCTTCGGTCGCTCTCGTTACGGATCAAACGCAGGATGTTCTCTTTTTGAAATGTGAGTTAGACGCTGAGTTTTTTGGGGAAGGTAAATAA
- the ftsH gene encoding ATP-dependent zinc metalloprotease FtsH, which yields MNRIFRNTIFYLLIFLVIVGIVSLFNGDQDATEEMTFNEFQEYLENGEINNLTAQPGGEVYIIRGNLVPGAGDEEEETEEGQSFIVNVPDTPEMIGQIVALVNQTDSVQFEEAEEPSGWVTVFTAIIPFIIIFILFFFLLSQAQGGGSRVMNFGKSKAKLYSEDKKKARFKDVAGAEEEKQELVEVVDFLKDPRKFSQIGARIPKGVLLVGPPGTGKTLLARAVAGEAGVPFFSISGSDFVEMFVGVGASRVRDLFENAKKNSPCIIFIDEIDAVGRRRGAGLGGGHDEREQTLNQLLVEMDGFGANEGIILIAATNRADILDPALLRPGRFDRQIMVGRPDVKGREEVLGVHAKNKPLSDDVELKTIAYRTPGFSGADLENLLNEAALVAARSDKEKIDMESVEEAIDRVIAGPSKKSRVISDKERGIVAHHEAGHTVVGVKLENADMVHKVTIVPRGQAGGYAMMLPKEDRYFMTKPELIDKIIGLLGGRVAEEVMFGEVSTGAHNDFQRATGIARKMVTEYGMSEKLGPLQFGSPQGEVFLGKDINNEPNYSDAIAHEIDTEIQRIIKESYERCKQILVENKDKLELVAEMLLEHETLDAEQIKSLVEDGKMPEGHHMADKLNGDSEDDLKVNIQGKKDEADTTEEADNKEENRGSYLDSQIERPFGDDEDKDNNKKE from the coding sequence ATGAATCGGATTTTTCGTAATACGATCTTCTATTTATTAATTTTCTTAGTCATTGTTGGGATTGTGAGCCTCTTTAATGGGGATCAGGACGCAACAGAAGAAATGACGTTTAATGAGTTTCAGGAGTACTTAGAAAATGGTGAAATTAACAACTTGACTGCCCAACCGGGTGGAGAGGTATATATTATACGAGGTAACTTAGTCCCTGGTGCTGGTGATGAGGAAGAAGAGACCGAAGAAGGACAATCTTTCATTGTCAATGTTCCAGACACACCAGAAATGATTGGTCAAATTGTAGCGTTAGTTAACCAGACAGATTCGGTTCAATTTGAAGAGGCAGAAGAGCCAAGTGGATGGGTAACGGTCTTTACCGCGATTATTCCATTTATCATTATCTTTATTTTGTTCTTCTTCTTACTCAGTCAGGCCCAAGGTGGCGGCAGCCGGGTGATGAACTTTGGTAAGAGTAAGGCGAAGCTATACAGTGAAGATAAGAAAAAAGCTCGCTTTAAAGATGTAGCAGGTGCTGAAGAAGAGAAACAGGAACTAGTAGAGGTTGTGGACTTCTTAAAAGATCCGCGAAAATTCTCACAAATTGGTGCTCGAATACCTAAGGGTGTACTCTTAGTCGGACCTCCGGGTACCGGTAAAACACTATTGGCACGTGCAGTAGCAGGAGAAGCTGGAGTTCCATTCTTCTCAATTAGTGGTTCAGACTTTGTCGAAATGTTCGTCGGTGTCGGTGCCTCTCGTGTCCGTGACTTGTTTGAAAATGCGAAAAAGAATTCTCCATGTATCATCTTTATAGACGAGATCGATGCCGTTGGTCGTCGTCGTGGCGCCGGGCTAGGAGGCGGACACGATGAACGTGAACAGACGTTGAATCAGCTTCTCGTTGAAATGGACGGATTTGGTGCAAACGAAGGGATTATCCTCATTGCGGCTACAAACCGTGCGGATATTTTAGACCCTGCTTTACTGCGTCCAGGTCGTTTTGACCGTCAAATTATGGTCGGTCGTCCAGATGTTAAAGGACGTGAAGAAGTACTCGGTGTTCATGCGAAAAATAAACCGTTATCTGATGATGTGGAACTTAAAACGATTGCCTATCGTACACCAGGCTTTTCTGGTGCCGACCTTGAGAATTTATTGAATGAAGCGGCCCTCGTAGCTGCTCGTTCGGATAAAGAAAAGATCGATATGGAATCCGTAGAAGAAGCGATTGATCGTGTAATTGCCGGACCTTCTAAGAAGAGTCGTGTCATCTCTGATAAAGAACGTGGTATTGTAGCACACCACGAAGCCGGACATACCGTAGTTGGTGTAAAGCTTGAGAATGCTGATATGGTTCACAAAGTAACGATCGTTCCTCGTGGTCAAGCAGGCGGCTATGCCATGATGCTGCCAAAAGAAGATCGCTACTTCATGACCAAACCAGAGCTAATCGATAAAATCATCGGTTTATTAGGCGGCCGGGTTGCAGAAGAAGTGATGTTCGGGGAAGTAAGCACTGGAGCTCATAATGACTTCCAGCGTGCAACGGGGATTGCTCGCAAAATGGTTACTGAATATGGTATGAGTGAAAAGCTTGGTCCATTGCAATTTGGTTCACCTCAAGGAGAGGTGTTCCTTGGAAAAGATATTAACAATGAACCAAATTACAGTGATGCGATTGCTCATGAAATTGATACAGAAATTCAACGAATCATTAAAGAATCTTATGAGCGTTGTAAACAGATTCTCGTTGAAAATAAAGATAAGTTAGAGCTCGTAGCAGAAATGCTTCTTGAACATGAGACGCTCGATGCTGAGCAAATTAAGTCCCTCGTTGAAGATGGAAAAATGCCAGAAGGTCATCATATGGCTGACAAACTAAATGGTGACTCAGAGGATGATCTTAAAGTAAACATCCAAGGCAAAAAAGACGAAGCCGATACAACAGAAGAAGCTGACAACAAGGAAGAAAACCGAGGAAGTTACCTCGACAGTCAGATTGAACGACCGTTCGGTGACGACGAAGATAAAGATAACAATAAAAAAGAGTAA
- a CDS encoding threonine/serine exporter family protein, which produces MFMIELVICFLATIGFGVIFSVPKRALLLGGGIGVIAYSIFSIALFFEASPVFSTALASLVAAVISHLLARLVRIPVTTLAIPGIIPLVPGSRAYFTMLSFVEGEYLKGLEYGVETMLRAGAIAAGLVFALAVFSFGKGIGHRYETNR; this is translated from the coding sequence ATGTTTATGATTGAGCTTGTGATTTGCTTTTTGGCTACCATTGGGTTTGGTGTCATTTTTAGTGTTCCGAAACGAGCGTTGCTACTCGGTGGTGGCATTGGTGTGATCGCATACTCGATTTTTAGTATCGCTCTTTTTTTTGAGGCATCGCCTGTTTTTTCAACAGCACTTGCTTCTCTTGTTGCAGCTGTAATTTCACATCTTCTTGCTCGTTTAGTTAGAATCCCGGTAACAACACTTGCGATCCCAGGCATTATCCCTTTAGTTCCAGGAAGCCGGGCGTACTTTACGATGCTGTCCTTTGTGGAAGGAGAGTATTTAAAAGGTTTAGAGTATGGGGTGGAAACGATGCTTCGTGCAGGGGCTATTGCTGCTGGCCTAGTCTTTGCTTTAGCTGTATTTTCATTTGGGAAGGGGATTGGTCACCGTTATGAAACAAACCGTTGA
- a CDS encoding protein kinase domain-containing protein, translated as MKESISKKQGCKLHSGQKVVGRWQGNRYQIIKELGWGATGTVYLTRMNNNLAALKVGRDAMSITSEVNVLRHFSKVQGNHLGPSLFDVDDLVTSAGTFPFYVMEYLEGEEVIPFLKNRGQEWIGILVVQLLSDLDRLHQEGWVFGDLKPENLLVTGPPVRIRWFDVGGTTRMGRAVKEYTEFFDRGYWGLGGRKAEAPYDLFSVSMLMINSAYPSRFDRNEKENLSYLMSRVSAKPALKHYEQIIKNGLLGRYNEAWEMRKALVDLIGQTSFRKPAKSQQLVREKKAGPLKGEIPSKQPQNRKAYKRKKRVEKKRSSGLVETFLVASFLLLAYVLYLFVQMM; from the coding sequence ATGAAAGAATCGATATCGAAGAAACAGGGATGTAAACTACACTCTGGTCAGAAGGTAGTTGGCAGATGGCAAGGAAATCGCTACCAAATTATTAAGGAGCTAGGATGGGGCGCTACAGGGACCGTTTATTTAACGAGAATGAATAATAATCTAGCTGCTTTAAAAGTTGGTCGTGATGCGATGTCGATTACGTCTGAAGTGAACGTACTTCGTCATTTCTCTAAGGTCCAAGGAAATCACCTTGGGCCTTCTCTTTTCGATGTTGATGATCTTGTTACATCGGCAGGGACCTTTCCGTTTTATGTGATGGAGTATTTGGAAGGGGAAGAGGTCATTCCGTTTTTGAAGAACCGAGGGCAGGAATGGATTGGGATTTTAGTTGTCCAATTGTTGAGTGACTTGGACCGTCTTCATCAAGAAGGGTGGGTATTCGGTGATTTGAAGCCAGAAAACCTTCTTGTTACAGGTCCTCCGGTGCGTATAAGGTGGTTTGATGTTGGAGGAACCACGAGGATGGGGCGTGCGGTTAAAGAGTATACAGAGTTTTTTGATCGAGGGTATTGGGGATTAGGAGGACGAAAGGCAGAAGCTCCTTATGATTTGTTTTCCGTATCAATGCTGATGATTAACAGTGCATATCCTTCCCGATTTGACCGTAATGAAAAAGAAAACCTCTCGTATTTAATGAGCAGAGTGTCAGCTAAACCAGCTTTGAAGCATTATGAGCAGATTATTAAGAATGGACTGTTGGGCCGATATAACGAGGCTTGGGAGATGAGGAAAGCGCTTGTTGATTTAATCGGGCAGACGTCGTTTCGAAAGCCTGCTAAGTCTCAACAATTGGTAAGAGAGAAAAAAGCAGGTCCATTGAAAGGTGAAATACCATCAAAACAGCCACAAAATCGAAAAGCATACAAAAGGAAAAAACGCGTCGAAAAAAAACGCTCATCCGGACTAGTTGAGACCTTTCTTGTAGCCTCTTTCCTTCTTTTAGCATATGTTCTATACTTATTTGTACAAATGATGTAA
- a CDS encoding vWA domain-containing protein, protein MRKGTLRQILLLTDGCSNSGDDPIAIATLAKEEGITVNVIGILEETQTSDHGLKEVEEIAMAGGGISQIVYARQLSQTVQMVTRKAMTQTIQGVVNKELQQILGEEQELEDLAPAKRGQVVEVVDDLGETMNLEVLILVDTSASMKTKLPMVQEALVDLSVSLRSRTGANQFSLYSFPGKRKDLDKRLYWTPDLESLSGVFKKLSPGGLTPTGPALQEALRIFYKRMEKSEGERDERIDIEETGM, encoded by the coding sequence ATGCGTAAAGGAACGTTGAGACAAATTTTACTGTTGACTGACGGGTGTTCGAATTCAGGTGACGACCCTATTGCAATTGCAACACTCGCAAAAGAAGAAGGGATTACGGTCAATGTTATCGGTATTCTTGAAGAAACGCAGACGAGTGATCATGGATTAAAAGAGGTAGAAGAAATTGCGATGGCTGGAGGTGGGATTAGTCAGATTGTTTATGCACGACAACTCTCGCAAACCGTGCAGATGGTAACGAGAAAAGCGATGACCCAGACGATTCAAGGGGTCGTTAATAAAGAGCTGCAGCAGATTTTAGGAGAAGAACAAGAGCTTGAAGACTTAGCACCTGCAAAGAGAGGCCAAGTGGTGGAAGTTGTCGATGACCTTGGAGAAACGATGAATCTTGAAGTGCTGATCTTAGTGGATACGAGTGCAAGTATGAAAACAAAGCTGCCAATGGTTCAGGAAGCTTTGGTTGATCTGTCCGTCAGCTTGCGTTCAAGAACGGGAGCAAACCAATTTTCTCTTTATTCCTTCCCAGGAAAACGGAAGGACCTTGACAAAAGGTTATATTGGACTCCTGACTTGGAATCGTTGTCCGGTGTGTTCAAAAAACTGTCCCCGGGAGGATTGACCCCAACCGGCCCAGCGTTACAAGAGGCCCTTCGCATTTTTTATAAGCGTATGGAGAAAAGTGAGGGCGAGCGGGATGAAAGAATCGATATCGAAGAAACAGGGATGTAA
- a CDS encoding FtsB family cell division protein, with amino-acid sequence MMHDHRRVTFERLASQYAEEQEKLKEQKKRRRKGLVRRMSVFGILMFAMFIFTVFTLHSQHTTIQQQEQQQEELDETLVYLQQEETDLREEIELLQDYDYIAEIARRDFFLTKPGETLFQLPRSSSD; translated from the coding sequence ATGATGCACGACCATCGCAGAGTAACGTTTGAACGACTCGCTTCTCAGTATGCAGAGGAACAAGAGAAATTAAAAGAACAGAAGAAACGAAGAAGAAAAGGACTTGTCCGTCGAATGTCTGTTTTCGGTATTCTCATGTTTGCGATGTTTATTTTCACTGTCTTCACTTTACATTCTCAACATACAACGATTCAACAACAGGAGCAGCAACAAGAAGAACTGGATGAAACACTCGTTTACCTACAGCAGGAAGAGACCGACCTGAGAGAGGAAATTGAACTCCTCCAGGATTATGATTATATCGCTGAAATCGCAAGAAGAGACTTTTTTCTGACAAAGCCGGGAGAAACACTTTTTCAATTGCCGCGTTCGTCATCGGATTGA
- a CDS encoding threonine/serine exporter family protein codes for MGKADKVMDICLLAGEIMLTYGAETYRVEETIERMAKAASFINVHCFATTTGIFLSFEEKGKEDSMQMVRVDDRLQDLNKVTEVNQVSREFVNGDLTVEEALVKLKEIAKAPVPYPLSLIHLSAGVAGGGFAFLFGGGWPDLFPAFLAAILTSVTVVEFERYLKVRFAAEFVAAFLGGSLAIALVFFGLGSDVNQVVIGSLMPLVPGVPLTNAVRDLMSGDLVAGVSRGAEALLTSLSIASGVAFAISLFL; via the coding sequence ATGGGGAAAGCAGACAAGGTGATGGATATATGTCTGTTGGCAGGTGAGATTATGCTCACCTATGGCGCAGAAACCTATCGTGTTGAAGAAACAATAGAGCGGATGGCAAAAGCTGCTTCCTTTATTAACGTTCATTGTTTTGCTACGACAACTGGAATATTTCTCTCCTTTGAAGAAAAGGGCAAGGAAGACTCTATGCAAATGGTCCGGGTAGATGATCGACTTCAGGATTTAAACAAGGTGACAGAGGTCAATCAAGTATCCCGGGAGTTTGTTAATGGAGACCTCACTGTAGAAGAGGCACTCGTAAAGCTTAAGGAAATTGCCAAAGCACCAGTCCCATATCCTTTATCGCTTATACATTTAAGCGCCGGAGTAGCTGGAGGTGGGTTTGCGTTTCTATTTGGTGGTGGTTGGCCGGATTTATTCCCCGCATTTTTAGCGGCTATACTCACGAGTGTCACTGTTGTTGAGTTTGAAAGGTATTTAAAAGTACGTTTTGCAGCTGAATTTGTTGCAGCTTTTCTCGGTGGCTCTTTAGCAATAGCCTTAGTATTTTTCGGGTTGGGGAGTGATGTTAACCAGGTTGTCATCGGCTCTTTAATGCCTTTAGTACCTGGAGTTCCACTTACCAATGCAGTCCGAGATCTTATGTCTGGTGACTTAGTAGCAGGCGTAAGCAGGGGAGCTGAAGCTTTGTTGACTTCTTTATCCATAGCCAGTGGTGTCGCATTTGCTATTTCATTGTTTCTTTAA
- a CDS encoding S1 domain-containing RNA-binding protein: MSIEVGSKLKGKVTGITNFGAFVELPGGSTGLVHISEVADNYVKDINEHLTVGDEVEVKVLNVESDGKIGLSIRKAKDKPAGQGSSQGQGRPPKRGGSGPRQPRQRTMSFEDKMNRFLKDSEERLSTLKRQTESKRGGRGAKK, from the coding sequence ATGTCGATTGAAGTAGGCAGCAAGCTGAAAGGAAAAGTCACTGGAATTACAAACTTTGGAGCATTCGTTGAACTCCCAGGAGGATCCACAGGCCTCGTACACATTAGTGAAGTTGCTGATAATTATGTGAAGGATATTAATGAGCATTTAACTGTCGGTGACGAAGTAGAAGTAAAAGTTTTAAATGTGGAAAGTGATGGCAAGATTGGTTTGTCTATCCGTAAGGCAAAAGACAAACCAGCCGGTCAAGGTTCAAGTCAAGGTCAAGGTCGCCCGCCAAAGCGGGGAGGCAGTGGACCTCGACAACCTCGTCAAAGAACGATGTCATTTGAAGATAAGATGAATCGATTCTTAAAAGACAGTGAAGAGCGTTTATCCACATTAAAGCGACAAACGGAATCAAAGCGTGGGGGTCGAGGAGCTAAAAAATAA